Proteins from one Diprion similis isolate iyDipSimi1 chromosome 3, iyDipSimi1.1, whole genome shotgun sequence genomic window:
- the LOC124404877 gene encoding zinc finger protein 624-like, with translation MCAKLLACPLCSQPAFLTLDALRAGLISVATRPLACPVCNEVLLGVDKLTIHLFSHTINFSNDHNARNGISSVIENQKNLRNEEDVDCTPIHNWNVINKMIGSRNDFPNVKNLPKSQSQIIPSTTTANQVIFLQTLPQLQSATSSHNVNNSIAEEIYVQSITPAGEPVTQQTSSGFSNDKLETCVENSLKNFNKSKKVDENYRTKISEFQPIWSENVLLDKGITSIEETNSSQIVTICPKVLPKSNMEVLLESVAESKDVNEAETMITENSTKERESSEQCQVSPQLKSPQLPATKEKTERCDICGVYFSDLNILTLHKQLVHMINEKDVNRKTEDLLKNYPCHLCPKVFKMRGSLMVHMRVAHIGFNLGSLPKEGDAFPMPGEHGYNCPTCGKLFKKEQHVTQHLKTHEGKQWECDVCSKMFTTKYFLKKHKRLHSGEMPYKCNICDKTFTFQQSYHKHRLYHKDDKPHTCTTCGRSFKELSTLHNHERIHTGEKPFACETCGKCFRQRVSYLVHRRIHTGVMPYKCTACGKCFRYKVSQRTHKCTAQPPGMVVRQSSDLVQRLLQVSQIKDSSASEGTNSMKIPSSSEAETSQVQCIANEENRYILIINNLGQHVLTRQSEVEGKRLKEEVDTERSLNAMKCKDRNDETFIKDLWGHNILNGTTLKDSIEISVRTGLVESEQELLLGDGKNHFFSMGQSSSTENEVRSPSNEMEHLRLSSPTSSETIINNVNQTSSVALHSMTNDFQCGMNGCHDIMIQQDFASENSTEAICSSTINEESLKQLLYGNTETPHK, from the exons ATGTGTGCAAAGTTACTCGCGTGTCCGCTCTGCTCTCAGCCTGCATTTTTGACGCTTGATGCACTGCGCGCAGGACTTATAAGTGTGGCAACGCGTCCACTGGCTTGTCCAGTATGCAACGAAGTATTACTAGGCGTAGACAAGCTGACGATACATTTATTCAGCCACacgattaatttttccaacgaTCATAATGCCAGGAACGGTATCAGCTCTGTTATCGAAAATCAGAAGAACCTAAGGAATGAAGAAGACGTCGACTGCACTCCCATCCACAATTGGAATGTAATCAACAAAATGATCGGTTCTCGAAATGACTTTcctaatgtaaaaaatttgccaaaaaGCCAAAGTCAAATAATTCCATCGACCACGACAGCGAATCaggtaatatttttacaaacgtTGCCACAACTCCAATCTGCAACCTCGAGTCACAATGTGAATAATTCTATTGCCGAGGAAATTTACGTCCAGAGTATTACGCCTGCCGGAGAACCAGTGACCCAACAAACGTCATCAGGATTTAGTAACGATAAATTGGAAACGTGtgtagaaaattcattgaagaattttaataaatctaagaaagttgatgaaaattatagaaCAAAAATCTCTGAGTTCCAACCAATTTGGTCAGAAAATGTTTTGTTGGACAAAGGAATCACGTCTATTGAGGAAACTAATTCATCTCAAATTGTAACAATATGCCCAAAAGTGTTACCAAAAAGTAACATGGAAGTATTGCTTGAGTCTGTAGCCGAAAGTAAAGATGTCAACGAAGCAGAAACAATGATAACAGAAAACTCTACAAAGGAGCGAGAAAGTTCTGAACAATGCCAAGTATCACCACAACTCAAGTCGCCACAACTGCCGGCCACAAAAGAGAAAACCGAAAGATGTGACATATGCggtgtttatttttctgatcTGAATATATTAACTCTTCACAAACAACTTGTGCACATGATTAACGAAAAAGATGTGAACAggaaaactgaagatttaCTGAAGAATTACCCTTGCCATTTGTGCCCTAAGGTTTTCAAAATGAGGGGCAGTCTTATGGTTCATATGAGGGTAGCGCATATTGGTTTTAATTTAG GCTCGCTACCCAAGGAAGGCGACGCCTTTCCAATGCCCGGCGAACATGGATATAACTGCCCAACTTGCGGAAAACTATTTAAGAAG GAGCAACATGTTACTCAACACTTGAAGACACACGAGGGAAAACAATGGGAATGTGATGTGTGCAGTAAAATGTTTACGACGAAATATTTCCTGAAAAAGCATAAGAGATTACATTCTGGTGAGATGCCTTACAAGTGTAACATCTGCGACAAAACGTTCACTTTTCAGCAATCTTATCATAAGCACAGGCTTTACCACAAGGATGATAAACCTCATACTTGTACGACTTGCGGTAGATCTTTCAAGGAACTCTCCACTCTGCACAATCATGAACGTATCCATACGGGAGAAAAGCCTTTTGCCTGCGAAACATGCG gcAAATGTTTTCGCCAACGTGTATCGTACTTGGTACATCGGCGCATCCACACTGGAGTGATGCCATACAAATGTACAGCATGTGGCAAATGCTTTAGATACAAA GTGAGTCAACGAACGCACAAGTGTACAGCGCAACCACCAGGAATGGTGGTGCGTCAGTCGAGCGATCTGGTTCAGCGACTATTGCAGGTATCGCAGATAAAGGATTCCAGTGCGTCAGAAGGTACCAACAGCATGAAGATTCCGTCATCGTCAGAGGCTGAGACTTCGCAAGTTCAGTGTATTGCAAATGAGGAGAACAGGTACattttgataataaataacCTAGGTCAGCATGTTTTAACGAGGCAATCAGAGGTCGAAGGAAAACGATTAAAGGAGGAAGTGGACACGGAGCGGAGTTTGAATGCAATGAAATGCAAGGATAGAAACGATGAAACATTCATCAAGGACTTGTGGGGTCACAATATTCTAAATGGAACAACCCTTAAGGATTCTATAGAGATATCAGTAAGGACTGGCTTAGTAGAGTCCGAGCAGGAATTGCTTTTGGGTGACGGAAAGAATCACTTCTTTTCCATGGGTCAGTCATCTTCCACAGAGAACGAAGTTCGATCGCCATCAAACGAAATGGAACACCTGAGACTTTCCTCTCCGACAAGCAGTGAAACTATTATCAATAATGTCAATCAGACTTCCAGCGTAGCATTACACTCGATGACAAATGACTTTCAATGCGGAATGAACGGATGTCACGATATAATGATTCAACAAGATTTTGCTAGCGAGAATAGCACAGAAGCTATCTGTTCGTCAACGATCAACGAGGAATCTTTGAAACAATTACTCTACGGTAATACAGAAACTCCACACAAATAA